The Littorina saxatilis isolate snail1 unplaced genomic scaffold, US_GU_Lsax_2.0 scaffold_2653, whole genome shotgun sequence genome contains a region encoding:
- the LOC138954367 gene encoding uncharacterized protein: VRPWIGRRRQFGMYDQLMVELRKEDHASFTNFLRISPAMFDELLARVGPGITKQYTFYGDPLEPGMKLAMTLRHLASGNKYASMKFGWRVPHNTQSLVVRDVCQAIIDEYVDEVLVCPSTPESWRAVADKFFQRWNFPNTCGTLDGKHVACRCPPKSGSLYFNYKGFYSIVLMPTLPVIVLMALVDADYKFIWADISGTGSASDAQIYNSCELKECVRTLGFPDPEPLPNDNEDVPYFFI, encoded by the exons GTGAGACCATGGATCGGGAGGCGACGGCAGTTTGGCATGTATGACCAGCTAATGGTGGAACTCCGTAAGGAGGACCATGCATCATTCACCAACTTTCTGCGAATATCTCCAGCGATGTTCGACGAGCTGTTGGCCAGAGTGGGTCCTGGGATAACAAAGCAGTACACCTTCTACGGGGATCCGCTTGAGCCTGGCATGAAGTTGGCCATGACTTTACGCCACCTTGCCTCTGGGAACAAGTATGCCTCGATGAAGTTCGGATGGAGGGTCCCTCACAACACCCAGTCCCTTGTGGTCAGAGATGTCTGTCAAGCCATTATTGACGAATATGTGGATGAGGTGCTGGTCTGCCCAAGTACTCCGGAGAGTTGGCGCGCCGTAGCTGACAAGTTCTTCCAAAGATGGAACTTTCCCAATACATGTGGGACACTTGATGGGAAGCACGTGGCCTGCCGCTGTCCTCCAAAGAGTGGGAGTCTATACTTCAACTACAAAGGGTTCTACTCCATTGttctgat gccaaccctGCCGGTCATTGTTCTGATGGCGCTTGTAGATGCCGACTACAAATTCATTTGGGCAGATATTAGTGGTACTGGATCAGCATCAGATGCGCAGATATACAATTCCTGTGAGCTGAAGGAATGCGTACGTACCCTAGGTTTTCCTGACCCTGAGCCTCTTCCCAACGACAACGAGGATGTGCCCTACTTCTTCATCC